From Onychostoma macrolepis isolate SWU-2019 chromosome 19, ASM1243209v1, whole genome shotgun sequence, a single genomic window includes:
- the clk2a gene encoding dual specificity protein kinase CLK2 isoform X2 — protein MQCIDHRRGGAHVALKIIKNVEKYKEAARLEINVLERINEKDPENKNLCVQMFDWFDYHGHMCISFELLALSTFDFLKENNYLPYSISQVRHMAYQICLAVKFLHENKLTHTDLKPENILFVNSDFTITYNVEKKRDERTVKNTAVRVVDFGSATFDHEHHSTIVSTRHYRAPEVILELGWSQPCDVWSIGCILFEYYLGFTLFQTHDNREHLAMMERILGPVPSRMIRKTRKQKYFYRGRLDWDENSSAGRYVRENCKPLRRYLLSEAEDHHQLFDLIEAMLEYEPTKRLTLAAALRHPFFQSTISSTDQSAGKSWEGNRDISR, from the exons GGGTGGAGCACACGTCGCTCTGAAGATCATCAAAAATGTGGAGAAGTACAAAGAGGCGGCCCGGCTGGAGATCAACGTACTGGAAAGAATCAATGAGAAAGATCCTGAGAATAAGAA TCTGTGTGTCCAGATGTTTGACTGGTTCGACTATCATGGCCATATGTGTATCAGTTTTGAGCTGTTGGCTCTCAGCACTTTTGATTTCCTCAAAGAAAACAATTACCTGCCCTACTCCATCAGTCAAGTGCGTCATATGGCCTACCAGATCTGCCTAGCTGtcaagt TTTTGCATGAAAACAAATTGACCCACACAGACCTGAAACCAGAAAACATTCTATTTGTCAACTCTGACTTCACAATCACATACAATGTGGAGAAG AAGCGAGATGAGCGTACTGTGAAAAACACGGCGGTGAGGGTGGTGGATTTTGGCAGCGCTACATTTGACCATGAGCACCATAGCACCATTGTTTCTACCAGGCACTACAGAGCACCTGAAGTTATTCTAG AATTGGGCTGGAGTCAGCCGTGTGACGTGTGGAGCATAGGCTGCATACTCTTCGAGTACTACCTCGGCTTCACCCTCTTCCAG ACTCATGATAATCGGGAGCATTTAGCCATGATGGAGAGAATTTTGGGCCCTGTTCCCTCCCGTATGATTCGTAAGACTAG GAAACAGAAATACTTTTATCGTGGACGTCTGGACTGGGACGAGAACTCTTCAGCAGGAAGATACGTCAGAGAAAACTGCAAACCTTTACGG AGATATCTTCTGTCTGAAGCTGAAGACCATCACCAGCTGTTCGATCTGATCGAGGCCATGCTGGAGTACGAGCCGACGAAGCGTCTCACTCTGGCTGCGGCCCTGAGACATCCTTTCTTTCAGAGCACCATCAGCAGCACTGACCAGAGCGCCGGCAAGAGCTGGGAGGGCAACCGTGACATCAGTCGGTGA